One bacterium HR11 DNA segment encodes these proteins:
- the ybhR gene encoding Inner membrane transport permease YbhR: protein MRSVCFFVQKEFWELRRSPALLRIVLIGPLIQVLLFGYVATLEVRRIPTVIVDYDCSPESRSLTQTLGATEYFEIRLQARSLAGARGALERGRAALVVVIPRHFGRDLLNGVRPAVQLLLDGSDANSTRVSLGYATGVLQRWIADRVAEGATRSPGFRPETRVWYNPNLEAAAYMVPGLVGLILTIVTVFLTSMSIVRERDAGTLEQLIVTPIRPWALMLGKLIPFFVLGFVVITLAMALGVTWFRVPVEGSVLLVYGFSLLYVLSSLSLGLLVSTVSRTPIQALFTSWFIMLFVMLLSGFFVPIENMPRFHRVLSQANPLRHYLYALRAIFLKGNGLDVLWPQALALLAIGLVAFGLSALRFRKRLL from the coding sequence ATGCGGTCCGTCTGCTTTTTCGTCCAAAAGGAATTCTGGGAGCTCCGTCGAAGCCCGGCCCTCCTGCGGATCGTCCTGATCGGTCCCCTCATCCAGGTCCTCCTCTTCGGCTACGTGGCGACCCTGGAGGTCCGCCGCATCCCGACCGTGATCGTGGACTACGACTGCAGTCCTGAAAGCCGGTCGCTGACCCAGACCCTGGGGGCGACCGAGTACTTCGAAATCCGCCTTCAGGCCCGCTCCCTGGCCGGGGCCCGAGGCGCCCTGGAACGCGGCCGGGCCGCTCTGGTCGTGGTCATCCCCCGGCATTTCGGACGGGACCTGCTGAACGGGGTTCGGCCGGCCGTGCAACTCCTGCTGGACGGGTCGGACGCCAATTCGACCCGTGTCAGCCTGGGTTATGCGACGGGCGTGCTCCAGCGATGGATCGCCGACCGCGTGGCGGAAGGGGCCACCCGGTCTCCCGGATTTCGGCCGGAGACGCGGGTCTGGTACAACCCCAACCTGGAGGCGGCCGCTTACATGGTGCCCGGCCTGGTCGGCTTGATCCTGACCATCGTGACGGTGTTCCTGACGAGCATGTCCATCGTCCGGGAGCGGGACGCAGGGACCTTAGAACAGCTCATCGTCACCCCGATCCGGCCCTGGGCGTTGATGCTCGGGAAGCTGATCCCGTTCTTCGTCCTGGGTTTTGTGGTCATCACCCTGGCGATGGCGCTCGGCGTGACGTGGTTTCGCGTACCCGTCGAGGGTTCCGTCCTCCTGGTCTATGGGTTCTCCCTCCTGTACGTCTTGAGCTCCCTCAGTCTGGGCCTGCTGGTCTCGACCGTCTCTCGGACCCCGATCCAGGCCCTGTTCACTTCGTGGTTCATCATGCTCTTCGTCATGCTCCTGTCGGGCTTCTTTGTGCCCATCGAGAACATGCCCCGATTCCACCGGGTCCTCAGTCAGGCTAACCCCCTGCGGCACTACCTGTACGCCCTGCGGGCGATCTTCCTGAAGGGGAACGGTCTCGACGTCCTCTGGCCCCAAGCGCTGGCCCTCCTGGCCATCGGTCTTGTCGCCTTCGGGTTGAGCGCCCTCCGCTTCCGGAAACGCCTGCTCTGA
- the ybhS gene encoding Inner membrane transport permease YbhS, with protein sequence MERRVLALMGKEFRHIRRDVRTLLVVVGMPLLMVLLYGTALTFDVRELPVGVWDPSGSATARRLVERLDQSGYFVVAHRAASDRDLARALDERRIRMALVFPRDFERRQSRGEPIPIQVLLDGSDPNLAVISKGYIEMALAQYSQELAGTAPVRVEPRFWYNPELVSVYYIVPGLVTIILMLVSALLTSIALVRERETGTLEQLLISPVRPVEIVIGKLLPYAGLAFLDGLLILATAHGVYRVPFAGRALDLGLASAVFVLAALAMGLLISSVARTQLVAMLAALMATILPSVLLSGFIFPISSMPQAIRLLTYAVPARYYLKIVRNVVLKGTGPEVWWPELAVLGGFAAGLLVLATLRFRHALYDLEGR encoded by the coding sequence GTGGAACGTAGGGTCCTTGCCTTGATGGGAAAAGAATTCCGGCACATCCGCCGCGACGTGCGTACGCTCCTGGTCGTCGTCGGCATGCCCCTCCTGATGGTCTTGCTGTACGGTACGGCCCTCACTTTCGACGTGCGGGAACTTCCCGTCGGCGTGTGGGACCCCAGCGGCTCGGCGACGGCGCGTCGCCTCGTGGAACGGCTGGACCAGAGCGGCTACTTTGTCGTGGCCCATCGGGCGGCCTCCGACCGAGACCTGGCCCGGGCGCTGGACGAACGCCGCATCCGCATGGCCCTCGTGTTCCCTCGGGACTTCGAACGCCGCCAGTCCCGGGGCGAGCCGATCCCGATTCAGGTCCTGCTGGACGGAAGCGACCCCAATCTGGCCGTGATCAGCAAGGGCTACATCGAGATGGCCCTGGCCCAGTACAGCCAGGAGCTGGCGGGGACCGCGCCGGTCCGGGTCGAACCCCGTTTTTGGTACAATCCCGAGTTGGTCAGCGTCTACTACATCGTGCCCGGCCTGGTCACGATCATCCTCATGCTCGTCTCGGCCTTACTGACCTCGATCGCCCTGGTCCGGGAACGGGAGACGGGCACGCTCGAACAGCTCCTTATCTCTCCCGTCCGGCCGGTGGAGATCGTCATCGGAAAGCTTCTTCCCTACGCCGGCCTGGCCTTCTTGGACGGCCTGTTGATCCTGGCCACCGCCCACGGCGTTTACCGGGTGCCCTTTGCAGGCCGAGCCCTTGACCTCGGGCTGGCGTCGGCCGTATTCGTGCTGGCCGCCCTGGCGATGGGCCTTCTGATTTCCTCGGTCGCCCGGACGCAACTGGTCGCCATGCTGGCCGCCCTGATGGCCACGATCCTCCCGTCGGTCCTGCTTTCGGGCTTCATTTTCCCCATCTCCAGCATGCCCCAAGCGATCCGGCTCCTGACGTACGCCGTCCCGGCCCGGTACTACCTGAAGATCGTCCGGAACGTGGTCCTCAAGGGGACGGGACCTGAGGTGTGGTGGCCCGAGCTGGCCGTCCTGGGCGGGTTCGCCGCCGGACTCCTCGTGCTGGCTACCCTACGGTTTCGCCACGCCCTTTACGACCTGGAAGGTCGGTGA
- the ybhF_3 gene encoding putative ABC transporter ATP-binding protein YbhF — MSEPVIEAVDLVRRFGRFTAVDRVSFRVERGEIFGLIGANGAGKTTLIRMLCGLLRPTEGTARVQGWDVRRYPERVRHQIGFMAQRFSLYETLSVRENLWFYGGVYGLTPERLRQRMETLIQAFGLQAYADRLARDLPGGFKQRLALAVALIHEPAVVFLDEPTSGVDPVLRRTFWHTIYDLARQGVTAIVTTHYLEEAEYCHRLGILHEGRLIAEGPPGALKARHGVTSIQALFLRLVGGGRGT, encoded by the coding sequence GTGAGCGAGCCGGTCATTGAAGCGGTCGACCTGGTCCGACGGTTCGGTCGGTTTACGGCCGTCGACCGGGTCTCGTTTCGCGTCGAGCGTGGGGAGATCTTCGGCCTGATCGGGGCCAACGGGGCCGGGAAGACGACCCTCATCCGGATGCTCTGTGGTCTCCTGCGGCCTACGGAGGGGACGGCCCGGGTCCAGGGCTGGGACGTACGCCGGTATCCCGAACGGGTCCGGCACCAGATCGGCTTCATGGCCCAACGCTTTTCCCTCTATGAGACCCTCTCGGTGCGAGAAAATCTCTGGTTTTACGGCGGCGTTTACGGTCTGACGCCGGAACGCCTCCGACAACGTATGGAGACGTTGATCCAGGCATTCGGCCTCCAGGCGTATGCCGACCGCCTGGCCCGCGACCTGCCCGGCGGCTTCAAACAGCGGCTGGCCCTGGCCGTCGCCCTGATCCACGAGCCGGCCGTCGTGTTCTTAGACGAGCCGACGAGCGGGGTCGACCCGGTCCTGCGCCGGACGTTTTGGCACACGATTTATGACCTGGCTCGACAGGGCGTCACGGCGATCGTGACGACCCATTACCTGGAGGAGGCCGAGTACTGTCATCGACTGGGCATCCTGCACGAGGGCCGCCTCATCGCCGAGGGCCCGCCCGGGGCTCTCAAGGCCCGTCACGGCGTGACGTCCATCCAAGCGTTATTTCTACGTCTGGTCGGGGGAGGCCGTGGAACGTAG
- the ybhF_4 gene encoding putative ABC transporter ATP-binding protein YbhF has product MYSVELEQVEKSFGTLRVVRELSLRVEPGERLAVLGPDGAGKTTTLRLIASLLRPDRGRIRVHTWDTVRDAPLVRRHIGYVPQRFSLYPDLTVRENLSFYADLFGVTGAERDRRLRDLLAFSRLAAFQDRRAGALSGGMQRKLALACALLPTPGLLLLDEPTNGLDPVSRQDFWDLLDDVHARGVTLLVSTTYMDEPERCDRVAFLYEGRLLALDTPEGLKDRYPFWVLAVYTPPPAFAYLHRVQSVIQTSHPAIVGVQAFGDRLHVVVRDVAAGREALTRLLTGPTSAAVGVEVVRPSLEDVFLYLTEQVRGAHRERAGH; this is encoded by the coding sequence ATGTACTCCGTCGAACTCGAGCAGGTCGAGAAATCCTTCGGGACCCTGCGGGTCGTCCGGGAGCTCTCCCTGCGGGTCGAGCCTGGGGAGCGCTTGGCCGTCCTGGGTCCGGACGGGGCCGGGAAGACGACGACGCTTCGGCTGATCGCCTCGCTTCTCCGGCCGGACCGGGGGCGCATCCGGGTTCACACGTGGGACACCGTACGCGACGCTCCGCTCGTCCGCCGCCACATCGGCTATGTACCCCAGCGGTTTTCGCTGTACCCCGACCTGACCGTGCGGGAAAACCTGTCGTTCTATGCCGACCTGTTCGGGGTCACGGGAGCGGAGCGAGACCGGCGCTTACGGGACTTACTGGCCTTCAGTCGTCTGGCGGCCTTTCAAGATCGCCGGGCCGGTGCCCTCTCGGGCGGCATGCAACGGAAACTGGCCCTGGCCTGTGCCCTCCTGCCGACGCCGGGCCTCCTACTGCTGGACGAGCCGACGAATGGGCTCGACCCGGTGAGCCGGCAAGACTTCTGGGACTTACTCGACGACGTGCACGCCCGAGGCGTGACGCTCCTGGTCTCGACGACCTACATGGACGAGCCCGAGCGGTGCGACCGGGTTGCCTTCCTTTACGAGGGCCGCCTCCTGGCCCTGGACACTCCTGAGGGATTGAAGGACCGGTATCCCTTTTGGGTCCTGGCCGTGTACACGCCGCCGCCGGCCTTTGCGTACCTGCATCGGGTACAGAGCGTCATCCAGACCAGTCATCCGGCGATCGTCGGGGTGCAGGCCTTTGGCGACCGACTCCACGTGGTCGTCCGGGACGTAGCGGCCGGTCGGGAAGCCTTGACCCGTCTGCTGACCGGGCCGACGTCGGCCGCCGTGGGGGTGGAGGTCGTTCGACCTTCTCTGGAAGACGTGTTCCTGTACCTCACCGAGCAGGTCCGGGGAGCGCATCGTGAGCGAGCCGGTCATTGA
- the mdtN_2 gene encoding Multidrug resistance protein MdtN, with protein MRLNEAFFHTSTETAVERPTAGPRTFRRSYFRQAGWRHWVGLIGLFTLGCGSAGDARLLGSGTVEAVEVLIQPMLTARVLEVRVDEGDTVRAGDTLAVLDVEGLVLERQHMAAQFEELRAQEALLEAQAAPLRVELANLREKLRRTEALMAENVVARQQIDDLRAQVEATEKQIRAIEANRALLAARRQTLAAGLQALDYQIRQGVVTAPIDGVVLVRYVQVGEVVSPQRALLKLADLRRVWVRVYLTSRDLETIRLGMPLELQVEGAPRPRYTGRVVWISPQAEFTPKSVQTREARATLVYAVKIELENPTGELKIGMPADALRPAVPR; from the coding sequence ATGCGACTGAATGAAGCCTTCTTTCATACGTCCACCGAGACGGCCGTCGAGCGGCCGACGGCTGGGCCCCGGACTTTTCGGAGGAGCTATTTTCGACAGGCCGGGTGGCGACATTGGGTCGGGCTCATCGGTCTATTCACGCTGGGCTGTGGGTCGGCCGGCGACGCCCGGCTGTTAGGGTCGGGCACGGTCGAGGCCGTCGAAGTTCTCATCCAACCCATGTTGACGGCCCGAGTCCTGGAAGTCCGGGTGGACGAGGGAGATACCGTCCGGGCCGGGGACACTCTGGCCGTACTCGACGTGGAGGGCCTCGTCTTGGAGCGTCAGCACATGGCCGCCCAGTTCGAGGAGCTCCGGGCGCAGGAGGCCCTCCTGGAGGCCCAGGCCGCTCCCCTGCGGGTCGAGCTGGCCAACCTGCGGGAGAAACTGCGCCGGACCGAGGCTCTGATGGCCGAGAACGTCGTCGCCCGTCAACAGATCGACGACCTTCGGGCCCAGGTCGAGGCGACCGAAAAGCAAATTCGGGCCATCGAGGCCAACCGAGCGCTCCTGGCGGCCCGGCGGCAGACGTTGGCGGCCGGTCTCCAAGCGCTGGACTACCAGATCCGCCAGGGGGTCGTGACGGCGCCGATCGACGGTGTCGTCCTCGTGCGGTACGTCCAGGTCGGGGAGGTCGTCTCCCCGCAACGGGCGCTGTTGAAGTTGGCCGACCTGCGTCGGGTGTGGGTCCGGGTTTACCTGACCAGCCGGGACTTGGAGACGATCCGACTCGGCATGCCCCTGGAACTTCAGGTCGAGGGCGCGCCCCGACCTCGATACACGGGCCGGGTCGTCTGGATTTCGCCCCAGGCGGAGTTTACGCCCAAGAGCGTCCAGACGCGAGAGGCGCGAGCGACCCTGGTCTACGCCGTCAAAATCGAGTTAGAAAACCCGACGGGTGAACTCAAGATCGGGATGCCGGCCGACGCCCTGCGTCCGGCCGTCCCCCGGTAA
- the gntR gene encoding putative D-xylose utilization operon transcriptional repressor produces the protein MDRLERKPLAWQIAEIIEQWILRQELRPGQPIRELHIARQLAISQTPVREALRILEQRGLVVHIPHRGTVVTNLSEDDIRQILAVRRPLEVLALELARQHATPSDEPELRDLLDRLAAAGEKDDLLEYHELHAAFHRRVWSLSRNRYLVDTLERLCRPLWAFYRQRLYTGREPPLFGKGPKHRLVLDFIFGRCDPSVTAEQVMDVHFRHVHTVSETAETAGRP, from the coding sequence ATGGACCGCCTCGAACGAAAACCCCTGGCCTGGCAAATCGCCGAAATCATCGAACAGTGGATCCTCCGCCAAGAACTCCGTCCCGGCCAGCCCATCCGGGAGCTCCATATCGCCCGTCAACTGGCCATCTCCCAAACGCCCGTCCGGGAAGCCCTCCGCATCCTGGAACAGCGCGGCCTCGTCGTTCACATCCCCCACCGGGGCACCGTCGTCACCAACCTGTCCGAAGACGACATCCGACAGATTCTCGCCGTCCGCCGCCCCCTGGAAGTCCTGGCCCTCGAGCTCGCCCGCCAGCACGCCACGCCGTCGGACGAGCCCGAGCTCCGGGACCTCCTGGACCGCTTGGCCGCCGCCGGCGAGAAGGACGACCTCCTCGAGTATCACGAACTTCACGCCGCCTTCCATCGCCGGGTCTGGTCCCTCAGCCGCAATCGCTACTTGGTCGATACCCTGGAACGGCTGTGCCGGCCCCTCTGGGCCTTCTATCGTCAGCGGCTGTATACCGGGCGGGAGCCTCCCCTCTTCGGGAAGGGCCCCAAGCACCGCTTGGTCCTGGACTTCATCTTCGGGCGGTGCGACCCCTCGGTCACGGCCGAGCAGGTCATGGACGTGCACTTTCGGCACGTCCACACGGTCTCGGAGACGGCCGAGACGGCAGGACGGCCGTAG
- the smc_8 gene encoding Chromosome partition protein Smc: MALTIQDFEDLVKLLNEHPEWRERLRSVLFPEWEEFRTAVSELLRESLALQRDVLDALRRLATRLESLAARVDELAEAQKRTEAQLQALTARVDELAEAQGALTVRMDELTQAQKELTVRMDTLAEILQGMRGEREGAKFEGQIRRAAFGIFRGGRNFRKDVEDALERAAAEGTIDWKAFRRVRATDLLWWKKPQGQPPVLLVAEVSLQVDQHDVDRVLQTARILTQLFPDLQVIPVVMGRDWSRPEVWEQARLWGVEWWIEKNEARSARLDSIIRVRPEVLQST, translated from the coding sequence ATGGCATTGACGATACAAGACTTCGAGGACTTGGTGAAGCTCTTAAATGAGCACCCCGAGTGGCGGGAGCGCCTGCGGTCTGTCCTCTTCCCTGAATGGGAAGAGTTCCGGACGGCCGTGTCCGAGCTCCTCCGAGAGTCTTTAGCTCTTCAGCGGGATGTACTGGACGCTTTGCGCCGTCTGGCCACTCGGCTTGAAAGCTTAGCGGCCCGGGTCGACGAGCTGGCGGAGGCGCAGAAGCGGACGGAGGCCCAACTGCAGGCCCTGACGGCCCGGGTCGACGAGCTGGCGGAGGCCCAGGGGGCCTTGACTGTTCGGATGGACGAATTGACACAAGCTCAGAAAGAGCTGACAGTTCGGATGGATACCTTAGCCGAGATTTTACAGGGCATGCGGGGCGAGCGGGAGGGGGCCAAGTTCGAGGGGCAGATTCGGCGGGCGGCCTTTGGGATTTTTCGGGGTGGCCGGAATTTCCGGAAAGACGTGGAAGATGCTTTAGAAAGGGCCGCCGCCGAGGGGACGATAGACTGGAAGGCATTCCGGCGAGTCCGGGCGACAGACCTGCTCTGGTGGAAGAAGCCTCAAGGCCAGCCGCCCGTTCTATTGGTCGCAGAGGTCAGCCTTCAAGTCGATCAGCACGACGTCGACCGAGTCCTGCAGACGGCCCGCATCTTGACCCAGCTTTTCCCCGACCTTCAAGTCATTCCCGTCGTCATGGGTCGGGACTGGAGCCGTCCTGAGGTCTGGGAACAGGCTCGGCTTTGGGGGGTCGAGTGGTGGATCGAGAAAAATGAAGCTCGTTCGGCTCGGTTGGACAGCATCATCCGAGTCCGGCCCGAGGTCCTTCAAAGTACGTAA